The DNA sequence TACTAAAGAGATAATTTAAAGCATCGAAAGCTGTATCCGCATTTTCCGTGGAATTGCTGCTATCCTCAAAATATGTTCCGGGCAGGCTAAACTTTTTGCCCGCTTGTAAGACAGGTATGAAATCTTCCAATAACCTTCCGGTAGAGTATATAAGAGAACTCTTATTTTTCTCTTTCGATTGCACAATACTTGAGTTCAAAAACTGTTCAGCATCATTGAGTATATCGGCTATTGTATAAGGTGTAGCTAAATTATCCTGCAAATAAGCCAGAAAGCCACCCGTCTCTGTCATCGTATTCATCAATCCGAGTGTATCATGTCCCGCAGGAGCCATGAGTTTTAGCATTTTAGGAGAATCTACTATAATCAGGTCTGTTACAATCGAACTCTGTTTTCCATTCTCATCGGCAAAAACTGCGGAAAGAATTTCTACAAGGTTCGCAGCTTCTGCCTGAGTAGGCTGTGAATCAATCAGAATATCCAGTAAATTATCGATATTGCGAATAATCGAATATTTCGAACCCACTGTAAACAGGTCTCGAACCATCACCATCCCCTCATCAACTCCATTCCAGGTGTAATCAAAGGTTTTATTGGCGGTATAATCGGGTGCAGTTTTTTCCTTCGTATAATCTCTGAGTCGAATCTCCAGATCCTCCGTAGCTGTTTGCAAATTAAACTGGTTGGCTTGAGGACTTTCGGAGGTAGTTTTCATCTCCAGAAATATTTTACTTAAACCCGAAATCATTTTTTCTTTTCCTGTCTTCCGAGCTTCTTTATTGAACTCATTGAATAGATTCGCAATTCCCGAAGCCAGATTTGTCTGGGAGATTAAGTTTATCAAACCATCCTGGTATCTCCGACCATTAGGAGTGCTATTCTTCACTACATGTCCTTCTGCTAATAAAGAAAGCAGGGAGCGATATTTGGGATTGGGATAATAATTATGCTCCAGCATGAAAGGAGAACGCAGACCATCCGAACTAGAAGCCGTATCAATCCTGAGTGTAGTGATCGTTTTACCGGCTACAAGAGCTGCGTTACCCGAACTATCTCCCGTCCAATCCAGACCTTCATAGATATACGGACGAACCAGAACTTTCGCCAAATCTGTAAGAACCTTATAGGCATTCTTCTCCTGACCGATTGTATTATCCGTATTTGATTTAAAGGCTTTGGCAAGGGCTGCCACCATAGGAAAAAGTTTATTTCGCTTATCCCAATAGGTAGAGGTGTTAGCAGGTGTCACCGTATTTTCTGTCAGAAATCCGAGACGTTCAAAGATAGCAAAATTTTTCGCGAGTGCCGGAGGAATCGCTCCGTAAAAAGTTGTAGGACTCGCATTCTCCGTAAAGGCCAGATCCCAGAGAATCGGATACAGAGCATCGGAAAAACCGTAAGGATCGGTTCCGGTTAAGTCTTTTCCCCAGGCTTCTACTAAAAGCACTGAGTCTCCGGGAGTATCGGAAAAGGTTTGCAAGTCACCCGAAGTAGCCGCAGCTGTAGTTACAGCTCCGACCGTAGTTGTAGGTTTTATAAACGTTCCGGCCTTTCTCCACTTGCCATTATCAGAGGATTTATCACAGGATGTATTCGCTGAATTACAGGGCTTGGCATCCATAAGACCGCTGAGACCATTCGCAACAACCGTAATATAAGCAGCATCTTTTACAGCAGTACCCATAATAGCGTTAACCGGAATCACGAGAACCATACGCTTTTCATGCACCAGCCACATGAAGTTTTTAAATATAGCCTCTTCATCGGAACTTACCGCTCTTTCCGCATCTGTTTTCACAATTTCTGTTATACTATAATGCGAACCATTACCGGAAGGATTTTGCGTTCCTCCGAGTCCGGCAAAACTAGCATCCTTTACCTTGATTTTGAAATCAGATGTAGTCCAGGAAGATTTATAGTTGGAACCGGAAAGAGAAAGAGGACCATCGGTACGATTTTTATTATAATACGGTCCGTAGCCTTCAAAGATTACACGCGAAATAAGACCGAGAGCCCAGGGAATAGTTTTTGTATAAACTGTGTCGGAACAACTTCCCACATCTCCTTTGGATTCTCCCTGTAAAAGGCAGAGAGCCCTTGTGTTGGCATCTACAGGCAGATTAACTCCATCCATCTGTACATCTCCATTTTTCGCAGCTGCCGCACTATCGTTTAGAAACTTAATCATTCCTACCTGGGTGTCACCTGCCCCCGAAGCCACGAGACGGGAACGAAGTGAGACAAGACTATCTCCCACCGTAATAGCTCCCCCGCTCATTCCGGTTACTTTAGGTGAGGTCGAATCATTATTCCACTCATAGCCAAATAGTTCAGCTGTTGCCAGTACAAAAATAAGAGACTCCAGAGCCGTTATGCTGATAGAGCTGGCACTTATAGAACGATCATAACCTTTAAAATCCAGGGCTACCAGTTTTTGAAGGGTAGAATCTATCAGTTCCGGGTTAGAAGTTTCATAGGAGTTTAAATTATCCAGAAGATAGCTTAAAACGGTTTTATCTGTTTTCATCGGGTATTTGGGGTCATTTGCAAATAAAGCCCTGAGCGGAACCATCATATCTCCGACGACATACGAGAGTCGACTCGAATGTGCAGAAAGTCTATATGCATCATTGCTTGTATAAGCAGAACCTTCTGTTGTAGCAAAACTTTGCAGGTTATAGATAAGCTCCTTGACAATGGTTTCAGCACTTTTGGTATTACTAAAACCCGCTTTCTTATTGGTTAAGTCTCCCAGTACACCGATGATCTTGATTAACTGGTTCTTTAAGACTTTATCAGATACCGTTGAAGGATCGGAAAGACCCTGAAGTATTTCAATGAAGCCCTGTTTGGCATTAGGATTTGCATAGCTTAGTTTATAAAACAGACTATCCAGCTTTAAAAGAAGACTGCGGGTATTGGCATCTTCCAGTCCATCGGCGAGATCCCTTAAAACACCTTCCAATTCCTGATAGCTTTGTGTATTGGCTAATAATTGGGTCTGGTAGCTTGTTGCATCTGAAGAACCAAGGGCTTCACTTAGAAGACTCAAGAAATCTGTTTTCTTCTTACAATTCAGGTGCTTTGCTTTTTTAAGCTTCGTAATCAGGCTATTGGGAATGCCGGCTTGAGAATAACGATTCAAAGAATCATCAGTAATCTTATAGCAGGTACCGGTTTTCGTTCTATACTGCTCATCTATAATTTCATGGGTAATCGGCACTACACTCTGGATAATCTGTTTATCCGAGCGACGAAGTCTCTCCAAATACTGTGTGATTGAACTATAGGATCTCGGATTATTGGTTCTGATTCTACGCAGGATATAAGCCAACTTTTGCAGAGTCTCCCTGAGACCCGAATTTTCATTGACTGTTATGTTTTTCAGCCCTGTTAAAGCCCCTATGATTTCTTCCCGTTTATTTTTTTTTAAAGCCTCATTCATTCTTCGATTAAAATCCTTAGGCTCCAAACGCTTCATGGCACTTTTTAAAGCCGGATAAGGATCTAAAAGATTAAACAGGCTAGTCGGAGAAGATTCAAATCCATCAGAAAACAAAGGATCGAAGTAGCTATTCATATCTTTCTTCGCTTTCTTACTACAGGATAGGTGAATGAAGAAAAATAGGGCAATAAATAAAGCAGTCAGGATTCTCTTTTGCATCAACATATCCTCAATTCAAATCTAAAATAGTTTTTACCGAACAATCGCCGGTAAAGGGAACTGTATCTTCCTGTAGTTTAGCTTTAATGAATATATACTTTTCCCCGGCAGCTACAGGTAAAACTTCCGGATCTGTAACTTCGAGTCCGCAGGCCTTGAGTGGAGGAAGAGGAATGTCTCCCAGTAAATTATTCATGAGTGGAAGAATCAAAGTTCTCACCAGGGGCTTCACGAGTTCGGTCATTTTGTTGGGATTCAGGCCGAGCGGATTATCTCCCTGGGCTTTCAGCACTTCAAGAGAATAAAAAACACCCTTACTAACATCCTTATCATCTACCGGAATCGGAACTTCGATCCGCAGAGAATAAGTAGAACTATATTCAATTTCCTTCCCGTAGAAATTTACCTTTATATTCTTTGCATTCTGGTATTTCGTAATTTTAAATTCAGACTTGATTGTCATATTCGTTCTGATTTTGGAAATCAAATAATTCTCCGCTTTCGGATCACCACCGCGTATTTCCAGGATCAAATCACTGATACTAATATTCAAAGTAGGAATCCCTCCTCCTTCTACCATGACAACGGGCGTCTGAATAGCACGGGTCACAATATAGACCGGGTCTTCAAGGTTTATCTTTCTCTTCGTTCCACTTGTTGCATCGTAAAGGTTCCAATCCACCCGCCCCGGTGCAAATACGGTGAGTAAGGGACCGGCTTTCAAAAGGTCTTCTCCTAATTTCAAAAGAGCCGTATCGGTTCCCGCCTGTTCTACAAATTCTTTCAGAGTGCTAATCGCTGTTTTATCCAGAGTTAAATGAAAAGCACCGGCCTTCCAGAGATGATACAGGGATTGATTCACCACATTGGGGTTAATAGAAGCCAGAAGGCCATCGTGGGCCAAATTAGCACTTTTAATTTGAGCGGAACCATTGACTCCGTTCAAAGGAATACCGGCACCGGTAATGGTAATATACGAATCCGTATCTCCCACAAAGCCTGCCGGTTTGGGCTGATTTGGTTTCGAAATTTCTGCTGTCAGAACCGAGTTAATCCGGGCCTCTAAAGCCTTATAGGTTCCATCCACACCGGGTGTAACAGCAGAAGGTGTTCCTTTTACCCGGATACTGAGAGTATTAAACGGTTCAGGCAAATACGTCGGCATCGCAATCGGATAACCCTCTGCTTTGGTAAAGGGGTCAATAATCGTATTCAATAAATCAGGAACCGCTTTTTCTACTGTATCTTTTACTACACCTCCTACGACCTTGGGTTGTATATCCGGTAATTTTTGCAGGGTGGCTGTTTTAACGGCAACCTTCATCACCGGGGTTAAAAAGCCGGCAATCAACTGGGCCAGGGAAGAAGTAGAATTCACCACACTGTGGTTGGGGGTATCGGCTATTTCCTGTACGCTCAGGTTATCATTCCACTCTTTATAATTAAAGTTCACATTGTCGCTGGGAGAATAATTAGTCGGAGGATTGGTCAAAATTAAAATTTTAGAACCGTTGATGGCTGTACTCGTTTTTAGAGCAGCATTCCTGTAATCTCCCGGGCTCTGATTTAAGTTGATGGCAAAAGGTGTAGTATACATATACTTTCCCTGCACAAGAGAATCCGGAAGAGATATAGCACCAAAATCAACCAGGAAGGACATTTTTGCACTCAGGATCTCCAGGACCATAGTCATTTCTCCATTCGCCTTTCGAACAGCAAGGCTCACATCCAGAGACGAATTGGTGGGTTCCAAATTGGCTCTCATCACATCAGAGGGACTCGGTGGAATTTTCATCTCGTGTATATACACATCTACACCGGCATCATAGGTGAGATAGGCTACGATATCCGAATCATTATACCAGTATAAAATTCCTACTACCGGCACAAATAGAGCTCCGAGAGCTAACTTTAAAGCTCCATCCGAGTTCTGGTAAATACTGTATACATTGGCCTTGCTGAGATTGGCCTTTTCACTGCTAATTAACTCATTACAAAAGGGACCTATCTTGGAAAGGTGTTTGAAGTTATTATTGTAAGCTGCATTTCCACCGCTAACCGAACGACAGGTTTGACCGGAAACTACCAGACTCTGGTCGAAGTTCCTGGCTACCGATTCGTTGATAATTCCGTTCAGACTTTTACCTTCGAGAGTAAAGGCTTCTGTAGCAAACTTTTGCACCAGACTTTCAATCGTATTAAGAGAGGCTTCCTGCAACGTTACAGCAATAGAATCTGTAATGGCAGCATTGGGATCAGCAGCCACATTACCGTAGTTAAAACTGAAGGTTCGAATATAATTGCATTCATTAACTTTAGCGGTGATATTAACACAGTAATAATATGTATTTCCTCCCTCGGAGGGTTGCAGGGCGGAAGGTGTAATTCCTGCCAGATCCAAATTTATCGTACCGGGGCAGGTACTCGGCACAGCAGCGGTCTTATCACAAATGGTATAGTACTGCTCGGAACCATCCGCCGCGTACTGAGAACCCAGCTTGTAAAGACGAATATACTGAACTCTTTCCGGGTATGGAATTGTACTCGATACATTCAGTAATTCTCCGGTTTTGATAAGCACAGCTTTTTCCTCATCTCCTCCGGCACCGGTTTGTTTGCCGCTTACAGTATGACTCATATTAAAATTAGAACCGGTTTTAAACTGAGCTGAAAATCCGGGGAAAGTAGCATTCGTAATACCATCTGCTACTTTAGCATTGTTACTAATGTTAAGAGTATAAACCGTATCTTCCGCGAGGGGCAAATAAGGATCAAATTGCAGGTGCTGGTCTCCGCTCCAGATAAATTCACCCGCAACAGGGTTCCCGGCAGCATCTGTCAGAGTAAAGTTAGCTTCTACGCTCGCCTTGTTCATAGGAGAACCAAAAATGATGGTAAGATTATCGTATAGACCGGTTCCGTTATAGCCCGTCTGCGTAACAGGGTTTCCTTCGAGATCCACCCAGTTGCCACT is a window from the Leptospiraceae bacterium genome containing:
- a CDS encoding Ig-like domain-containing protein; the encoded protein is MKFINKPLSYLILISLLTTVITGCKQENPDNATIAQLIPLALRGTVIENSSNTDDSPSITPVSTSPNENPSFPVEFTATGASFQTQDSTGKVVKITASPGSAVANFPGLVDASGNWVDLEGNPVTQTGYNGTGLYDNLTIIFGSPMNKASVEANFTLTDAAGNPVAGEFIWSGDQHLQFDPYLPLAEDTVYTLNISNNAKVADGITNATFPGFSAQFKTGSNFNMSHTVSGKQTGAGGDEEKAVLIKTGELLNVSSTIPYPERVQYIRLYKLGSQYAADGSEQYYTICDKTAAVPSTCPGTINLDLAGITPSALQPSEGGNTYYYCVNITAKVNECNYIRTFSFNYGNVAADPNAAITDSIAVTLQEASLNTIESLVQKFATEAFTLEGKSLNGIINESVARNFDQSLVVSGQTCRSVSGGNAAYNNNFKHLSKIGPFCNELISSEKANLSKANVYSIYQNSDGALKLALGALFVPVVGILYWYNDSDIVAYLTYDAGVDVYIHEMKIPPSPSDVMRANLEPTNSSLDVSLAVRKANGEMTMVLEILSAKMSFLVDFGAISLPDSLVQGKYMYTTPFAINLNQSPGDYRNAALKTSTAINGSKILILTNPPTNYSPSDNVNFNYKEWNDNLSVQEIADTPNHSVVNSTSSLAQLIAGFLTPVMKVAVKTATLQKLPDIQPKVVGGVVKDTVEKAVPDLLNTIIDPFTKAEGYPIAMPTYLPEPFNTLSIRVKGTPSAVTPGVDGTYKALEARINSVLTAEISKPNQPKPAGFVGDTDSYITITGAGIPLNGVNGSAQIKSANLAHDGLLASINPNVVNQSLYHLWKAGAFHLTLDKTAISTLKEFVEQAGTDTALLKLGEDLLKAGPLLTVFAPGRVDWNLYDATSGTKRKINLEDPVYIVTRAIQTPVVMVEGGGIPTLNISISDLILEIRGGDPKAENYLISKIRTNMTIKSEFKITKYQNAKNIKVNFYGKEIEYSSTYSLRIEVPIPVDDKDVSKGVFYSLEVLKAQGDNPLGLNPNKMTELVKPLVRTLILPLMNNLLGDIPLPPLKACGLEVTDPEVLPVAAGEKYIFIKAKLQEDTVPFTGDCSVKTILDLN